In Ovis canadensis isolate MfBH-ARS-UI-01 breed Bighorn chromosome 11, ARS-UI_OviCan_v2, whole genome shotgun sequence, the DNA window gaacccctgaggtaatactgtctaggtcatctgttggtgtttttctcctggggcctcccactcaaaggcaaaaaagagcaaaaagatattgggattgggtactgtgggatggagggggactacagcttcatttatgatctggAGATCTTGAGCCATTTGCCAGGCTCCATCCTTTTTCTTTACAGAGAGGATCAGGGTGCTACATGGCGAACtggtggggaccaatagcccacaagcaaggaatttatttattaaagtctcCCGAGCCTCTGTTTTGAGGGGATATTGTTTCTGGTTAGGAAATCGAGTGGGATCTCGAAGGACAATGATGACCGGTTCAGCTTGGTGGGCTCGTCCAGGAATCCCCTGGTCCCCaacctgggggttaattttgtctcccatagtttttggtccctctctattggagaaggtgtaatgggttcttcagtagtaaccaggagctgcagggctctaggggctgaaaagcttcccatcacaagggtggtccccagtttagtgagtatGTCTCTTCCCATTtagggagtaggacactcagggaccaccagaaactggtgggaaaatatttgtccatcccagcatcaaagaAGTGCTTGGGTAaatcttttagtagttgcttttcctgtagcacccaaaatggtatgGGTTTGGGGGGAGAAGGCTCCggagtaggagatcaagacagagtaggtagcctctgtgtcaaccaagaaattttcggacctacctgccacatccagttgcacccttggctccagccccgtgatggttatctgtggCAGGCGGGCTGGCTTCAGTCCTCTTGAACCATCGTGAGGGTAGGCTTggcgcttgaccttgaggctcttgggtccctaGGGCAGAGTGCCGCCCAATGTtccagttgatggcatttgtggcaagccgttttaggagacttgtcacgGTTTGGACACTCTGGCCCAATGTCCCACCTGTCTACAGATCAGGCATTTGTctcgtgccttgtccttcaaggactcgggGTTTGCCAGAGGGCTTTTCTGGAGggcagccagcatctgggcatgccttgtctctttccttctctccctctcctgggtcttggcctccttctcctgttctgtTATAacaggtattggtggctgtctggaccatctcatctaaagaggcagcggGGTCCTGCTGTTGTAGCTAttgtaacttaattctgatatctgatgcacattgggataggaatttgtcctttaaaatcacctgtccctcgtaagagtctaaacccagattggtaaacttttggagggcctcttttagcctttccagaaaggtgaTGGGGTTCTCAAtaggctcctgagttattgctgagacctgGGCATAGCTAATTACTTTTTGTTGGGCTGCTTTCAGTCCTGCCTTTACACAGATCAGAAAACGATCCCTTTCCCAGATGTGCTCAGGATCATTATAATTCCAATTAGGATCGGAGGAGGGGACTGCAGTTTCCCCTACTGGGTATCTATCACTGGACATGTGAAGCCCTGTTGCATAGCTCCGGGCCTCCTTTAAAACCCTAGTATGTTCAGGGTCAGATAAAGTTTGGCTAAATATGACCATGATGTCTTTCCACCAAGTCAAAGGCCAAGGTAATATGTTGGAATGTATCTATGTATTTGCCTGGGTCATCTGTATAACTTCCCAGGTCTTGTTTGATCTGTCttagttctaagagggagaagGGCTTATCGACCCGGGTTGGTCCTAATTCTCCTCCAGTTTCAACTAAGGAACATACTCAAGCTGGCTTTTGTGGAGGGGGTGCTCCCGGATATGGGGGCACGTTTGGATACAAGGAAGGAGCAGCAGGCAACTCGGGAGCTGTGGGAGGTGAGCCTTCATGAGGAGGTTCCTTTTCTTGGTTGTCTGTGCCTAACACCATTTGCCTAGTGGGCTCACTTTTAGGGTGTACCACAATCCCATGCTTAAGACAGAGTCCCTTCATATCGCTCAGTCGGAAGAAGATTTGGGCAGAGGGGATCTCAGTCCACTTCCCTTGTCTTTTGCAGAATAACTCTACTTGCAGGATGGTGTTGTGACTTAAAGTCCCGTCCTCAGGCCAGTGTTCCTCGTCCCCCAGTGCATACTGTGGCCACGCAGTGGCACAAAAGAACTTCAAGCGACTTCTCCTTAGAGCTAGAGGGTCAAACAGCTTCCAGTTATCAAGGATGCATCTCAAGGGCATCTGTTGGGAAGTGGATTGATTATTTCCCATCTGAAAGATAATCAtgacagggagaaaagaaaaagacctcCTTcaatttccatgggtggacttcctgagtctttctgaagcttatcctacccagtactgttgcaacctgagagccaggcatccccgggtcagggtgcagatctccaggcaggctgaggcgtgacagcctcctggagatcgaatccctgggcaggtcgaggcgtggcaacctcctgggacccctggcacTGGCGGATCCCTGAGCAGGTTGAGGCGTGACAACTTtttgaggaccagatccctaggcagatCAAGGCGTggtgacctcctgggacccctggactggagtTTGGGCGTCCCCAAGGTCTCCAGCGTGACCAGTGCTGGGTGGGATTAAGGGGTTTGTAACTCACTGCTAGTTTGTCCGCTGTGGATGGGAATAGATACGATGATGTGAAGCAgtccaagcctgtgccctgaggCTGGGAGGCAGTGTAACAGTCGTAAGCCTTGTCCTCTTTCTCTAAGGGGTTGTAAGTCACTGGTTTCTTCCCCTAGTCCTCCATGAGAGCAGGGTAGGGTGTCTCCAGTGGTAAACATTGCCATAGACCCGCTTTAGGTGATAACAGAAGTAGTGACAAAGGAGCGGGTTATCTGGTCCTGTTAGGGTCATTAAGGTATTTTAATAGTAGGCTGGGCGGAGCAATGTTGCCTACAAGGGGAAGGGTCCTAACCATAGGAGTCAGTAATCGACTTAGGAACAAATTTGTtaagaggcaacagaccagatgttccatgaaagtggagtggagatttgatccagggatatgtttgtaactttaggagaagggtggtaagggtttgggcccaaacGGCCTGTggggctaactcccaaagtggcagacattatccctggaagcccagttgCCTTTGAAGGGATGCCAACCGATAGGCATTGTGTGCCTGTCGCCCGCCCTAGCGGGCTCCCTGGGAGATGCTGGTGTTGTACATattgtaggaaacatggaaggtGAAGGGCTGACTGTCTGGAGGGCTTGGATATCGCACAGTATTTCCCTCACAGGGGCCAGCTGTcttctggttgtccctccagaagacTGTAGAGGCAACACTGTGGGCCCggatggggctcaggaaaagagcacgAAACAGGAGGGAAGCGGGCAGAGctcaacctttgaaagaatgacatagtgcAAGGGTATAACATAAACCGATTAAAATCAgttgggtccaagatgacaagtccAATTCAAGTAAATCTTAATCCCCAATGAGTAAATCAAAAGGCACccccagaggtggcaggacagctctaaggcactgtcaaaagacagaggagtgggtggttccccaatggcTGGGATGATCCTCTcgctcattagcatatgaattcaccCCGCTTGCAAAACCTAGCCAGGCCACATTCCTTGGCCAGTACCCTGTAGAGTGCGgcgcttctctctgaatcttaaGTCTACCTCGTACCTATcgctttgtctctcactgaatttttgcaatgagacatcagagcctgagcttcattaggtcctgatgTCGGGCATCCTGGGTTTTGGTCGGGCTCAAGTCCCAGGAGGGAGAGCTGAAGGACAAGagaaaaaagcagtgggaaaaacgagccaaggaatccccttcatagcaTGCCGGAAAATTTGCTAGATATCTGACCGGTGCTCACAGTTTCTTTGGTCTGATCCTTGACACGGAGAAgagtaaggacagaagaacccccactggcttgtgtaacagctactggggctcagcagatagCGCCTTTGGGGCATGCTGGGGAGTAGCCTCTCTAGTCCCTCAATTGTGCCCCCTGCCGCCCACCTGTTCACGGGAGGTTTGAGGAGACAAGAAACGAgagattgtaaagcaattaagaTTTCGTTAGGCATATGTCCCTCCAGCCATAGGAGCGAGGAGCTCCTACCTTAaccggaggtcttctggaatctgagactgggcCGCGTGGGCTTTCTGCCAAGTTTGTTTTCCGCTGTCCCGGTTTCCAGCAcgatgggccttcccctgcgcGGGGTTTTCTTCGTGTTCCTCTTCTACCGCgctgagttgggctcctgctgtgcttggcctcttccGCGCAGAGGTTGTTTCAGCCGGGTTAAACCATAgctgtcaggcgagtgtatgttcctcggtttttgtctcgtcacaacaaagatttggagtgacggacgtTAAAGCCCTCTCGGCCTGTCGTAGCTCTCGGGTCTTAGACAGTCCGCTCAGGTCTCGAgcggaccgtgttatagctcttagacaaatcagtgttacagctcagtgttacagctctatttatttagaagatagcaggaaaatccatctttgaggcgtGAGGGCGCCTTGACccaaagatgcaaagagaagagcGCCTCAATGTGCGGGAGagagacagagctagctttggctcctctttttatatatttttctctccctgggcctgtcctatgtaaattgggctagccaggagtgttgtttgttttacctgaggtcctcactggGTCCTCGGAccctcctttgttctattttcgtggcttttcccttccttgttttttagccaccgccattttggactccttttccctattctacctacctaacaaatgcagttttgtagttttcttattTACGCTTAACATTACAAGGCTTTTCCAaatcattccagtatttttaagAGCTGCTTAACTTACTCATCCATCAACGTAGTGCATTAATATTATCATGCGCTACTGTAGCACATTTggactgttttcaatttttatttgctATAAATACACTGCACCAAATATCTATATGCATAAAACTTTTCGACAAATGAGGCGTTTTCCCATAGGATATTTTTCTAGTTGTAGACTTTCTgggccaaaaaataaagacatttaggGCTCCTGATCTACAGAGACACCCTATGTCTAATGTGTGTTCATTTCCGTACCCAACTGTTAAACAAGATGATGGCATATTGTGGGGACTGGTGAATGTTTGATGAATGGGAAGAGTGGATTTAAAAGCTGACTTCATCTACCATGGTCGTGTCTGTAGCCCAGACTTCCCCAGTTCCACTCTGTCCATCTGAGTCCGGATCAAACACGGCTCAGGCTACTGAAGACTCGATGGCATCAGTAGATATGCCACAGTCAAAACACCTGTGAAGAACATTAGAAATGTCTGCTCCAAGAAAGGCAGAAGGGAATGGTATGATCCATAAAGCTCTGTTTGTGGTAGAAGACCAGCTAAGTTTGGTCCCTTAGTGACGGCAACTCCTGGCTCCCCACCTCCTTGTTCGTGAATCATTTCCTCAGAAGCGGTCCGAGCAACATGATGTCATGGTCCTTTTCACGCAGGATGCGGTTTCCAGTGGGACTTGTGTGCTCGGGGTGCTGTGGCATCCCCCGTAGGTGTCACCCTCTGGGATCGGAACAGCTGCAGCAGAGCATCAGATCTGCTCTGTGGGAGGAACTATTAATCTGTAGATCTTTCCATGTCCTTACGGCTCTGACACTAACATCATCTCACCTCCCGTCACTAGCCAAAACCTTTCCAGCCAATCAGCCCCAACAAATGAGCAACTGGGTTCTTCTTGGATGCTCTGaacctctgtgtgacccccaggGACCCCAACATGTGCAACTCATAACAAGACACCATGCAGCAACTTCCCCTCTGATCATGCCCAGCCTCCAGCTTCTCATGCTCTAGAGTTGCCTATAAAGGGACAAGGATACAGGATGGACTCCTGAGGGCTGGAGGCAGCAGCACTTGCCCCATTCTATCTTGGCTTTGCCCTCTTCCTGCCTATCATCAATGATTTCCCCACTCAAGTCCCCACGCTGCCATAGTCAACCATCTCCTCACCACAAGCCTCAGTTCACGAGTCTTGTCTGTATCACAAAACTCAACCCTCaccctttcttccttttagaaTTGCTTCTCAGTGCTCTGGACAGATGTCTAAACCACATCACTTAAGCCTATGGTTGAGATTCCCCACATGAAAGCAAAAAACTTCACAGAAGGtttcaaaatgctccaagctGTTTCCCAAACTTCCCCAAAACTTGTAGCTATCCTAGATAGGCAGAAGAGGACTAGGACCCACTTTTAGTGGGGAAAATTGAGATCTAatgcattcattcagttcagttcagtcactcaggcatgtctgactctttgtgatttcatggactgcagcacaccaggcttccctgtccatcaccaactcccaaagcttgctcaaactcacgtccatcgagttgatgatgccatcccaccatcccatcctctgtctccccttctcctgccttcaatctttcccagcgtcagggtcttttccaaagagtcagttctttgcatcaggtggccaaagtattggagtttcagcattcaTTAACAAGATGCCAGTGCCAGGTCTGATTGGTTCCTAGGATGAGCCAAATGACAGAGCCCCTTGACTCTCCCAAGGAGCTCCACTCTTCGGGTTATGTACAGAGGTGGCATCTTGCTAGCAAATGTCTCTGTGGACCAGATGAAGTTCCCCTGAAAGAGACGAACAAGGGCTCCCTGCTCCAATAGCTGTATTCCCTGAAGAGGGAGCCAGAGACTGAGAACAAGACAGGCAGAGACTCAAAACAGTGATTCACGGTCAAGAAGAAATGCTTAATTTACTTGGTTCACTTTGTGCCCTACTCCGCAGCCCTGAGCACTAACATCTCCACCAACTTCTGGCCGGCCGCCCTCCAAGGGGGGAAGAAACTGACCTGGCTTTTCTGGGGCTCTTGGTTGCCACTTCCTCATGGTTAGGACAGACACCTCAGTGCCTGCTATTTCCCTTATTTCTATCCAGATTTGCCACAAATTTGTTGATGCTCATGGTAGTACCCCCAGCCAGCGCTTCTACCCTGGTATCATATCAGGATCATTCCTGCTTCCTAGAGACAGGCAAGGCTTGTGGAGGAAAACAACCCATGGGACATGGGATGAAAAGCAGATAAGCACAGATAGTagatttatttctttctgttttttcctcttcccaggatgttttctgcatcttgctttttaatatttaatattaaaaatcaagtctgtcatGGGCATAATGAACAAACATATGGTACCATAGTGGAAAGGGGAATGGGATGAATTGGagattgggatggacatatatacattactatgtataaaataggtaactattgcaaatctactgtatagcacagggaagtctactcgatgctctgcggtgacctaaatgggaaggaaattcagaaaGAGGGGACATGTGTAAACACATAggagattcactttgctatacagcagaagctaacacaacattgtaaaaaaactttcagttcagttcagtcactcagtcatgtccgaccatttgcgaccccatgaatcacagcacgccaggcctccctgtccatcaccaactcctggagttcactcaaactcatgtgcatcaagtcggtgatgccatccagccatctcatcctctgtcttccccttctcctcctgccctcaatccctcccagcatcagggtcttttccaatgagttagctcttcgcatcaggtggccaaagtattggagtttcagcttcagcatcagtccttccaatgaacacccaggactgatctcccatAAAAATTAATGCTAAAAAAATTAAGCCTGTTCTTGTCATTCTATTTGCTTAAGAGGCTGGCATTAGGATCCTATACATTAGCCTTTACGTCTATCAGTGGATTTACTCTATTATTCCAACATTGTAGAGTATGTAGTTTAGTGTCAATTATTTTATCATAGATTAGCTACCCCAAATAAcactgtctttaaaattttttcccatttatgagTTCATTTCCATAAGATAGATTCTGAAAAATAGAATTTCTGGTTCAGAGTATAGACATTTTTACATCTGCTGACCCTCATCCAGCGTTAAATCCAGACTTCATTGTAGGGCTGCAATGATTATTTGGCAAATAGGCCAGTTACTGGAAAGCTAATCCTGACTTTCGCCATCCTTGTACCACCAGGCTTTCCAATTCTGTTCTTTCCATCTAGGAAGTGGTTAAGCTCAGCGTATCCTTCTTGAGGCTCAGTGGGGTTTTTACACGTCACATTTAGACACTTGGGACAATCGTGGGAGTCTATCAGGGCACCCTGCTCTATGGAAGAAGGCTGTGATCACTCACTTCAGAGAAAAATCTGTCACATGCAAAGGAAACAGCAAAGGCTGATCCCTGGGCGATGCCAACTTCTGGTCCCCCATCTGGAGAAACAACTTTCTCATAAGCACCAAGCAAATTGGTAACTGAACTACGTGCTACATGCTCCCTAAGCTCCTCTGGTAATCAGAGGCAGCCCTGGGTGGTGCAACTCACATGACATGATTACTCTTAAAATCCCACCGTAGACACCTCTGACTTTTATATCCCCACAGCCAAGGGCATCTAGAAAGAGAAGACAGCTCACATCCCAGAAGGAGACAAGCAGAAGTGAGTTCCCAAGCCTCTTCTCAGCTCTGCCCACAGTCTTCTGCCTGCCTGTCCAGCATCATGAAGGTCCTCGTGGCTGCTGTCTTTGTCCTCTGTGCTGTGGCCCTCTGCTCCTGTGCACAAAGTAGGTCTGCTATCTGCTCTCCATTATCAGTTGCTACTCATACTGTAGTCCGAAGTCCAGCCCACATGCTGTGGCTTAAGAACCCTCGTGTGAAATTAGAGAACACTGAATGGGATTTCAAAAATGACATGGTTCCTTTTTTCAAGAAGCTTCAAAAGGAGTGTATTGATTTGGGCTGCAGGTTGGAGTTAAGAGAAGTTTTATCCTACTTTTTAGGTGAGAAACTTGAAGTCTAACATGTTTGCTTGTTAGCACGAGGTAGAGGGGGTTTCCTCGgcggctccgtggtaaagaatcttgactgtaaagcaggagatgcttgagatgctggtttgatccctgggttggaaagatcccctggaggagggcatagcaatccacttcagtagttttgcctggagaatcccacagacaaaggatcctgctgggctacagtccatggggtcacaaagagtcagacatgacagaagtgacttagcatgcacttatGCTTTAACTGATCAGGAAAACATTTCCACAAAGGAAGCTGGGAGTAGGGAGTAGACTGTCTAGGGTTTAGTTCCCTGTAGAGAAAGATAGAGACCAAATGAAGAGACAAGTCCAAAGACAAGACTAGGGATATTAATGAGAAACTAGCAAACGAAAGAATCAAATGATTTCCAGTTTCCTTTGCCCACCATGTGTTCCTGACCTCTGGGGCGTGCCTTTGCTCCTGCGTAACTGTTATTCTTGTGTCTGTACAGAAAAGGTTTACACCCCACCCACTTGCTGCTTCACCTACGCCTCCGGGAAAATCCCCCAAGGAAATGTGGTTAACTATTTTAAGACTAGCAGCGACTGCCCCAAACCTGGTATCATGTAAGTGTCCGTCCTCCTGTTcaaccctggggagactcagaacatggaggcaggggtgaggggtgTCTATAGGGGTCAGAGCAGGGAGCAGATCTCAAGAGCACCAGTTCATGGCAAAGGGTCGTCCTGGGAAGGTGCTCAGCACTCTTGGGGACTTTTGTCCATACAGGACACAGGGAGAGGTCACTGGGCTGTCTCCTGACATGGGATGAGGGCTGCAGGGAGCCAGGGAGGGTGTGGCCAGAAgtagaggaaagagaggaaaggaagggacaGCAGAAAGGAGGTGGTCTGAGGTTATCTCCGCAAATCCCACAGGGATGAAGATGCAGAGGCCACAGGTGGTCAAAACCATCCCTACTCATTCTCTGTACTATACGTCTGCCCTCTCCACAGCTTCCTCACCAGAAAGGGCCGATACGTCTGTGTCAATCCTGCTGACAGCTGGGTCCAGAAATACATCAGGGACCTGAAGAAGAGCCCCTGAGTGGTCCAGAAGGAACCCACTGAAATGTGGGCAGAgattggacctcagggacctgaaCCAGGGGACTGCAAGCCCAGAAGTTTCCTCTCCCATGAGTCACTCTCCCCTCCACTCCCCACATTCTGAAAACTTTCTTTACTTTAGTTAAACTACTGAAATGTTGtaaattgttttattcatttgatgCTTTCTCTGAGAAATCCTACGATGCCCTCTCATTCCTAAGCCCCTTCCCAGTCAATCACACGAAGGCTGATGAGTAATGATTTACACTCTGTCTCTCGCTAGACCTTGGAccacatccatcaacagatgctTATTGAGTTTTTCTGAGACTTTTCCTCTGTTACAAATGTCAGaataataaagattatttttgtttcttaaatatattttagacttctggcttcacttttttttcccgCCTTGACAAATCAGTTTCATTGGTtggaaagaataagaaagaatgtTTAGAGGCAGCTGAGCAGAAAGGGAAGTCAAGAGAATGAGGATACATGTCATTTCAACCACACCAGCTTTATACTAGAGAAATACTTCTTgtagtccagaaaaaaaaagcaaaggattgaaaagaaatgcaaactaacAGGCACCAGGGAAATTCATCACTTAAATAACAGCAAAGCCAAGCATTCAGTCATGTAATAGTATTTATGCATCTTCATAAATTCCACTTTCTTAAGAATAAGGACTAACAGCTTTTGAGGACTTACTATGAACCACGGTCTATACTAAGGGATTTACATGCATAGTCTATTCTTCAAAATCCCTGTGCTGTGTGTACTCTAAGTATCTCCCTTTGACATATGAGAAAACAGTTTCAGTGAGCTTATCCAAGGTCGCACAGCTAGTAACGCCACAGTCAAACCTGCAGATGAGAACAAGACCCACACTCTCAACTTAACACTAAGAAATTGTCTCTCAGAGTTCCACTTGAAGCAGATTTACTAGAAATGCGCAATTCCTTGGCAAGAGACAGACTACCTCAGTGAGCCAGAAGTGAGTTGTTGGTTAAAGAAAGGATAGAAATCCAGAGATAGCCTGGCACTGAGACCTCTTCTAGActgaggatgttggcaattcagaAGAGGTGGCTAAGAAAGTGAGTTGAACCTTTCTCAGCCTTGCTGGACTGGTGGAGAACAAAGTCCAAGGCTGCCCAAATGAAGGGACCGCGAGAAACCATCCTTTGGGCTGATGCCTTAGGAGGAAAAGTAAATGAGAAGGAAACCATCCCTTGAACAAGAGGAGGCCAGCTCCCATCATTTGGGGGTTTAGAAAATCTCAAACTCATTGAGTGTTTTTAAATACGATCCCAGATGCTGATGCCACAAATGCCTGACAAGGAAGCTTGAGCTTTTTGGTGAGGAATTGGAGGTTATCTTGAGTATCCTCGCAGAtttgtaaaagtaaaaaatagttCCGTAaccaaaaaaatgcaaaaactcaAATGAAACCTCAGAACAGGTTAAAACCAACAGAAGACATACCGGTAAAGTTCAAACAGATCAAAATGAAGCAAGGGGAAACAGAGAACTAAAAAACACAAGAGAGAGGATAAGAGCACACAGAGGCTGGAGCAGAGCATCTGTCGTCTGGGTGACTAGAATCTCAAAACGAGAGGAGAAATGGGAATTTgatgtatgactcagggaactcaaacaggagctctgtgaCAATCCAGAAAGGGGCGGGGGAGGCGGTGGATAGAGAGAgaaatgggaaggaggttcaggagggaggcgGCACGGGTGTAATTATGACTGACTCTTTTTgatgtttaacagaaaacaagcttctgtaaagcaattacccttcaattaagaaataaagtggaaaaaaaaagagaggagagagaatgagACAGCAAGCAGATCTGAAGAGGTAACGGCTAACAGTTTTACAAAAGAGATGAAAGATATAATTCTGAAGATACAAGGAGGGAGGGCATTATCCCCACTGCTATCAATGGGCCAGGTCCTGTATCAGCCACTCCTACCCTCAGTACTAGCTGGAAAAGGAGAAATACCACTGATGCTGGTCCTGGTCTCACCAGCCAATCCTGATGGCTTGATGAATAGTGTGTTCTCTGGGacttcccatagactataacgtGATGGTCTTTCAGCCTCACATGGTACATCTACTCCACCATGCCCACTTCCATGGTCATTTTCA includes these proteins:
- the LOC138447114 gene encoding C-C motif chemokine 18-like isoform X2; amino-acid sequence: MKVLVAAVFVLCAVALCSCAQKKVYTPPTCCFTYASGKIPQGNVVNYFKTSSDCPKPGIIFLTRKGRYVCVNPADSWVQKYIRDLKKSP
- the LOC138447114 gene encoding C-C motif chemokine 18-like isoform X1, which gives rise to MSVGLPQKIQPSQGHLEREDSSHPRRRQAEVSSQASSQLCPQSSACLSSIMKVLVAAVFVLCAVALCSCAQKKVYTPPTCCFTYASGKIPQGNVVNYFKTSSDCPKPGIIFLTRKGRYVCVNPADSWVQKYIRDLKKSP